The window GGACGCCACGGCCTACGTAAAGGCCGCCGTGCGGGATGTCAAGAAGCACATCAAGGAGAGCAAGGAGATTACCCGCTGGCTCGGCGTTGGCTATGCCGCCAACGACGACCCGGATGTCCGCGACAACATGGCCGACTACTTCAACTGCGACACCGTCGAGGACTCGATTGACTTTTGGGGCATCAATATTTACTCGTGGTGCGGCGACAGCGACATGAAGACGGCCAGCTTCGGCAAGCAGATGGACTTTTTCCGAAACTACTCTCTCCCTACTTTCTTTGCCGAGTACGGCTGCAACCAGGTCCCGGGCGGTGCCGAGGGCCGGCTGTTTACCGAAACGACGGCTCTGTACTCGGATGAGATGACCGAAGTCCTcagcggcggcatcgtctacatgtactttcaGGAAACGAACGACTATGGTACGCCGCATCGCGCACCCGCCTTCCCTCCCAgttccccctcccctcctgATCATCAatcaccgccgccggtgcgCTCGCTCATCTTCCTCCCAGGTCTTGTCAAGGTTGAAAAGGGCAAAGCCAAGAAGATGAAGAACTTTGCTGCTCTGAAGAAGCACGCCAACGGCGCCCGCCCGACGGCACTGCACATTGACGACTACAAGCCTGCCGGCATGATGCGCCAGTGTCCGGCCGTCACGAGCAACTGGGAGCTGAACAAGGCCCTCCCTCCGACGCCGGATCAGGGTGTCTGCGATTGCATGGTAAAGTCTCTATCCTGCGCGCCAGCATCCGACATTACGGCAGAGAAAATGGGCGAGGTGTTTGGCATCATCTGTGGCAGGGACCCGTCAGCCTGCGTTGGCATCAGCGGCAACCCTGCCACCGGTATCTACGGCGCGTACAGCATGTGTGACGACAAGGCCAAGTTGGCCTTTGTTCTCGATGCCTATCATCAGAAGCAGAACGGTGAAGCCGGGTCCTGCGACTTTGGTGGTGCCGCAGCTCCGCAGACGCCCTCGAAGGACGCCTCTTGCGCGGCGTCCCTGTCCTCCGCAACAGATGTCAACAAGTGGGCTGCGAGTgccacctcgccggccggAAAGGCGACAAAGAGTGAGGAAAACACGGGCGCCCACGGCGTGTCTTTCCCAcccgccttctccgccggTCGCCTGATGATTCGTCTCTACACTGTCGTTGCGCTGAGTGCTGGCGTGGCCGTCATTTTATTCTAATGGTTTAGTTTTACACGTTGATCTGTACAGAATGTCAGTTGGCTGAGACATGGCGCACTCCAACAATTCTGCAGCAGTAAGACGTCATTTTATCGGTAGCATAGTCTTGTTATGACGGATCCTCCGGACAGATGGGTACTGTTGGGAACAAAACTACAAAATAATATCTTCGACCACGAAAAAGGGGAAGGGATATCCGCCATTGTACAAAGTACTCTGTATGCTCTTCGTGTGTAGAACTTGACGTggaatactctgtacacatTCATGCTATGGAATTGTCAAAATTCGGCCTCCCACGTACATCGACAACATCCAAGCAAAATAACTTCATTTATCACGTCCACAGCGTACTCGTGCAAGGATCGCTATGTTGTACGTCATCGAACCATGCCCAAGACAAACATGATATAATGATGCCATCCGGAGGACTGCCCGTCATCGTGTGCGCAGTACGTGGCACTAAATACTATGATAGCGGTACCAGGTACTGCAACCAGGCACCAGCGCCCGTGATATAACTCTAAGCGCATCATACCTGGTGCTAATGTACCTAGCTCTACGGAATATTACAAGTATataatacatgtattacttgcacttacagtacatacaagtacccTACATAGTactgcctacctacctagtacattACTGCAATTGCATGTCTTGTACCTCcaatacaagcaagtacctaagtatgCATGTAGTAGGTAGTATCAAGagacatgtacagtacggatcCCATTtacggtactgtacagtactcactccgtactccgtacttactccgtacggatacagtaCTGCGTAATCTGTTGTCACACTATATGTACCTAGTAGACATAGTAGGTGCTATTATCATATGATGCGACATCTGTATACTTGTACGCTAAGTAAGTACCAAGTATAGTATGTTCTTAGTGCCATacaaatactccgtatttcgTGCTACCAAGTTAATTACTAACCACGAGCCTACTGCTGTACCcaagtatacttatactttagtacctagtacttggcTAGTGCCCTGTTGTTTCAGGGGATCAACAGCCAGCCCACCACCCGTCCAGCCAGCTAGGTTGTCGAAGCGACGTCAGCGTGATTACCTGGACGGACCGAAACCACTCCAGTCAGTTTTCTACACATCAACCTTGGATCGGAGCTGCTGGCTGGCCGTGTTCCTGGGCCTTCCATTTTTATGCATCTGCTTTACTGCGCTGTCTCAATAATTGCCCCGGGGCCAGGTATTCGTGCGGCAAGCGACGCGTGCACCGGCATAGGCCCTCCGTCGTTGATTTGTCACCACCATCCCAGCCATCCCAACCATCTACCGCCAAGTCGACATAGTTCCCCTTGCTATTATCTTCCGGCCGCATCGCCCCTTCTCTAGTATCGATACCTAGGAGCGGGTCCCGCCATGGATTACTCGAGCCTTCATGCCGCGACACTCcgcgatggcgaggatgaggaagcCGTCACGGTCGATACGCGCGCCCTGATCGACAAGGTCCTAGCGAGGTATTCGGGGGACTGGACGACTCTGCGAGAGCTCATACAAaacgccgccgatgcccgaGCAACGACCGTCAGCGTCAAGTGGGAAACGATACCGTCGATACAAGTGCCTTTACCAAACACCACGAACCCGGCCGAGCTGCTGAAGCACACCATATCCCACCATACCCTTCGCAGGCTCGTCGTGCAAAACGATGGCCAGCCGTTTACCAGCACGGATTGGGGCCGCTTGAAACGCATCGCTGAGGGCAACCCCGACGAGACCAAGATCGGCGCCTTTGGCGTTGGCTTCTACTCCGTCTTCGCAGACTGCGAGGAGCCCTTCGTCAGCTCCGGCAGTGAAGCCATGGCCTTCTACTGGAAGGGCAACTCCCTCTTCACCAAAAAGTCCCGTCTCCCGTCGGACAAGGCAAGCCGAAACACGGCGTTTGTGCTAGACTACAGGAACAACACGACGCCTCTGCCGAACCTCCTTTCCGTCAGCCAGTTTCTCGCCACCAGTTTGACATTTGTCGCCCTGCAGCACATCGAATTTTGCATCGATGACCACAAGATACTCTCGCTGAACAAGAAACCGTCCCCCAGCATAGAGCTTCCCCTACCGAAAGATTTGGAAACGCGGACAAAGGACGGCTTCATGAAGATTGCCAATGTGGATCGCACGAGCACGCAGATCGATGCCTCCTACATGAATGTCATCGGCTGGAAGCCGCACCTAGCTgcgtcggccgccaagggGACCGATTCGTACGGCTCGGCCGAATTGCCTTCGTTGAGATCCTTTTTCGCCCGACTtacctcgacgacctcccAAGCCGGCGCCCGGTCAAAGACGCCGAGTGACGAGAGCAACACGCAACCGAAGCTGGCCGAAGATGTGACAAAGCTCAACTCATCCACGATATTCCTGCGCGCCACCTCGGCAACGATAACGACCAACATCTCGGCCtcctttgccgtcgagctcgagcgagcAACAAAGAAACACCCgcccaagacgacgacgctttCCATTCTGACGGCATTCTATGACGAGACGGAGGCATCCACCTCGTTGGCCGGTGACGGTCCGCTTGCGAAATCAACCGACGTCTTCGCATCCGTCATGCCCAGCAAGAAACCTGGCGGCCGAATTTTCATCGGCTTCCCAACCACGCAGACGACAGGGGCCGGGATGCATATATCCGCACAGTCGGCCATTCCGACCGTTGAGCGAGAAGCGATCGACTTGAATGCTCGCTGGGTCAGAACATGGAACGTCGAGCTCCTGCGAGCCGCAGGCATCGTCGCCAGACTCGCCTTTGCCAACGAGATGGACAGCTTGAGCAGAAAGCTCCGTAGGACGGCAGACCCAGGGAAGAAGATCTCGAGCCAGGCCATTGCCAAGTTCTTACCCGAGGCACTCCACACCTTGAAAACCTTCACCTTTGGCGATTCTACCCCTAGCGGACAGATCGGGCAGATAATAGAAGAGGCTTTCTGGACCTGCTTCAAGAAGGCATCCATTGAGACCTACTCGAGCCAGGGCGTGTTGCAGACGACCCAGGTTCGCATCGAGTCCGATGACTTGACCTCCTTCATCGACGGTATCCCGGTCATCCCCAAGGAGTTGAAAGACGCTCCGTTTGTGCGAAAGCTGATCGACTTTGGCCTCGTCTCTCACATTACCGTCACCGATGTCAAGAGAGAGCTCGAAGCCAAAGCTCTGACAAAGGTTCAGGCCATCAATTTCATCTCATGGGCAAGCAAGAAGAGCTTGTCGGGAGAGCTTGACCCCGGAAGCCGGGCTGCTTTACTTGATGTTGCCATTGCTGCCCTTGGTGACGAGAGCGACCAGGGCGAGATTGTGGCTCTCGGAAGCATCAGGAATTTTCAGGTCATCGCAAAAATCCCCGCCCACTTGCCCATTCCGCCCACCACCATCCCGTTCGCCTTCATAGCGAGCCTGCACCCTCCCGAGTTGTGCGCCCTAGGTTGGGAGCCTTTGGATGTCGTTCCGTGGCTGAGGTTCTTGATTGAAACGGCAAGGTCGAGATCGGAGGAAGAGAGCATCACGAGGTCGCCCAAATTTGCCGTTCAGGTCCTCACAGTCCTGTCCAAGAATTGGGATACGATCAATGCCCGCGACAGGGAGTCGGCGGCAACGCTGGTCAAGAGCCACACGGTAATGCCGACAAGAATGGGCATGAGAAAACCCCACGAGTCCTTCTTCCCCTCGGTGAAGCTCTTTGACGACCTACCCGTCATCCAGGGCTGCGAAAAGGTCAAGGACAAGTTTCTGACAGCTGTTGGCGTGCGTAAGACGGTCGACCTCGATACCATCTTCACGAGACTTGTGAATGCCTCTACCGACAGCGGCCAGAAGAAATGGAGCCACGTGGAGCTCATCAGATACCTTGCCTCGGTCTCGAACGATATACCGTCCGAGGACATGAAGAAGCTGCGAGAATCCAAGATTTGCCCGGCCGAAGCTGGCCCGAAAGGGATGGAACCAACAAAGGCCACGACGAAGCTCTTCAAGGTCTCGGAACTGTTCGAGCCCAGGGACTCGCTTCGAATCCTTGGCCTTCCCATTCTACAATGGCCTGGCCCTCCTGCCAGCTTTCGCTTCAACGGCCCAGAGGCTAAATTTCTATCCCTCTTAGGCCTTCGCCCAAGCCCCTCGGTCCCTGAACTTGTAGGCATGATGTCCTCCAAGGATGAGACTCTGCGTACATCGGCCATGACCTACTTCATCGCCAACCACCACACGAACCAGTACGCATCGTTCAACCTTGGGGACACGAAGAGTGCCATACTTCCTCTGGAGGGCAGCGGGAAACTTGTCGCGCCCTCGGCCTGTTTCACGAACACAAGGGCCGCCGTGCTTGGTTTCGATATTCTTCGCCCGGATCTGCACGATCATGCCAACGTACGTTTTTTGAAATCTCTCCGCGACGACACAGCGCTGACCCTTGCCTAGAAATTTGGTGTCCACAGAGATCCTCCGATGATCGAATGTGTGAATCGTTTGCTGGCGCAGCCTCCGAAAGATTCGCGATCGGCAGCCACGCTTTTTGGCTACTTTGCCTCCCGAATTGACGAAGTTCGTGGCAATAGCCTTACGCTTCTTCGGAATGCACCCATAGTTCCTGTCACCCGATCAAGTTTGACCCGCGCCTCGGAGAAAAAAACGGGACAGTTGACCTACATCAAGCCGCCGCATGCCTACCTTGGCACATCCCTTACCTATGGCGAAATCTTTGATTTCGTTGACTTTGGTCAGCAGGCAAACGCCTTCTTGTTCCATTGCGGAGCCAAGAGCGAGCCCACGAAGCTCGAAGTTGCGCGTATGGTGTGCAGTGAGCCGGCAAGGCTGCTCGGCATCCTGCAGAGCCCCGAAAAATATCTCGATCTACTCAAGTCACTTGCCGATGTGTCCTCCGTCCTTCATCGAGATAAAGATCTTTGGCGAAGTTTGAAGACTTCGCCTTGCCTGCTTGCGTACAAAGAAATTGTTGCCCCCAGCAAGGGCGAGCTCATTGACTTGGACGATGAAGAAGCGCCGATCAAGCAGTACCAACTCGCACCAGCCAGTAAGGTTGTCGTTTTGGATGATATCATCAGCTATCGACTTTTCAAGGAACACTTGATCTGCGCACCGGAAGAGGAAGCATTAGAATCCTTCTACCTTCAGCTCGGCGCTCAAAAGTTGAGCAGTCTTGTCCAAGAAGAGGTGCGAATTGGCCAACACACACCGGATCATAAGAACGCCGAGCCTTTGAGGAAGCACGTGCTCGAGAGATCAAAGATTTttctgtacgagtacaacaACGTCCGGCGTGACGCCATCAAGCACGACGCAAAGTGGCTGGAGAAAAACCTCCGCGTCGCCATGGTTCACTCCGTGGCACTACGTCGCACGCTCCAGAACCATCGCGAATCGCATACCGAAAAGAGATCTGCCGCAGGAGCCCACGAGAGGGGATCGTGGACATTATACGTGAGCGGAGCTGGACGGCCCGACATGTACCAGGTCGGTCAAGCAGTTTGCCAGATGCTCCTCAGTCGACCAAACCAGCAAGCATACCTGTTCTTCGAGCCTTTTCTCACATTAGACCTGTACGGTCTTCGCGCCCGAGGGTACAATGTTGATCGTATTCTACGAGCCAAAGCAGCGCAAGCGAGgatcgccgaggaggagaggcggcAAGCCCTTGAAGAGGAGCAAAGGCAGATACAGGAACGAGAGCAAACTTGGTCTCAGCAAGGAAGAGCTGCAAACCCACCCGCGGCCGCACCCGCTGCGAGAGAGATGGCAAGCACACCCGAGAAGACGAGCATGCCTGGCGCTTGGGGGTCGGATGAGCCGGcgaacgacggcggcaacttGAAGAAGTACGGGGGCATATTCTCCAACCTGACCCGTCGTCTAGGGCTTGACACGAAGAACGAGGACGGTGAAGACCAGAAGCAGCTGCAGCAGTTTGTCGATCAGGATGCTCCATCCGCACCTCCCGCTGGCGTGCGGCAGCAGGAGGCCGGCGGTAGTGGCAAGCAGCCTCGGAAGGATGACGGACGAGTGACCAGCCCTGCGGTAGTCCAGCAGAATCTACTCAACGCCATCACCGCGACTCGTGCCCATGGATCCAACAGCGTCTTCTCCCAACCCAGCGTTAGCAAAGTCAAGGAACAGGCAACGTACTGTGAccagtcgacggcgacgaacatCACCTTTATGGCCGAGGCCTCGAACGGGATGAAGGTGTATGTGTCCAAAGACATGACCACTCCGCAGGCCGATTTCTTGTCGGCGAATATTGGGGCAGTCAATACGTTTGCCTCCTTGTTGGTCGAAGTGGGTAACATCTACTCTCTGGCTCCCCGAGTTGTTCACATCTTCTACGACGAATCGGGCGGGACGATCGCCTTCAACACCGGGGGCAGCATATTCTGCAACTTGCGATTCTTCCTTCAGCTCCACGCAACGAAGATTGCCACGGCCGGCGCGAATTCTGGCGCGGCCAAAGCCGAAGCGGCGAgctggtggtgggtggtTTTGGCACACGAGTTGGCTCACAACTTGGTATCGCTGCACAATTCGGACCACAGTTTTTACACGTAGGTCTCGCACTCATACTTTTAACATGATTCAGATGCTGATGGATCGCAGCGAGTCGTTTATCCAGCAGTACCTCGGGAAGATGATTGCGCGAACTACACAGTGGACGCAGAACTCGACTGCTTCAGAGGAGCGCTCCTTGCCtccaccgcctcctccgccatATACACCGAATTCATAGGCAGGGGGAAACCACACATTTGGATAGAGATTGGGGAGGATTGCGGTGCAATGTGCTGTTACATTGTATTTGATGCATTGACCTGTGTTCTTTTACGCGGGCCGGCGGGAAGGGGGTTATTTGTATATTATGAAAGCGGCAATGGATTCTTGCTGCAGCATTAGATATATTCATTACTGCGCTGGTAATGCATACACCTGCAAGCAGACTGTATAGCAAGTATTGCAATACTATGATGTATGTCCTCTGGGGTGACGGTGGTGCATCGAGACGCATGTGACCCATCACGTGACCATGGTTCTTCTCAGGTTGAGCTCCCTCATTCGCAACCACACTCCCAAAAGCCCCCAATTACCTTGTTGGCGATTCCTCAATCAGCACATTCGGTTGCCCATATCGCAAAACCTGTTCTCAGAAAACCTTTGAGCGATTCATTAAGCCCATAATGGTGCACCGTCTCGCCTTCTGGAGCTGCTTCGGTGCGTACAATGAAAGGCCGTCCCAACCAACCAAGAACCCTCTCCAGGGGACGATTTTGCATGGAAAGTTGGGAGGATCATACATGCTAACCACTTCTTTCTCTTCCTAAACAGGCCTCGCCGTGCGCTTCTGGCAAGTCGGCATCGAAATGCGCCCTTTCTTCAACCGATCCTCACTGTGGGCGTATCCAGTGTacgcgctcggcggcgcgagcTTCGGCTACTGGCTGcaaggcgtcgacgaccggcaGACGGCGACTCTCAATGAACGCAAGGCCTTCCTACTCGAGAAGCGGGCGCGCAAGGCACAGCGGGatgcggaggcggcggcggcggactcGTGAGCACTTGTAGCGAGGACCCTTTGGTGGGGAGCGATGGCTATTATATCCAGAAGAGGCCACGATAGGACAGCGGGAGACTGGTCGGGCTGAAAAGGGAGACTGTACATATTGGGAAAGGAATCGAGAGAGGGAGGTCTGAGTTCATGGTCTTTGCGTGTACCATATTGGCGAATAGACCAACTGCGATTCTTTGGACGCCAATTGACACGACTGGGTTTCATTCACCAAGCAAGAAGTGAATGGCCATCCGTCGGGACTGGGACACGATGGTAAATCTCTACACGACCAGGGATGCCTGTCAAATATTTCATGGGCAATCGTATTCGTCAACTGTCTGCGTGGCGGATGCTACCTGAACCGTGATGCTCACAGCTCCTCCATCTTTCGCAGAATGGCCGGCACCGACTTGGGTGGGGTGTTCCCCAGCTctgtgacgacgacggtgatgaATCTGTCCCGGGTGGTGTCGAAAAGCAGCCGGAAGCTCTCGTCGGTGCAGTTTTCGGGATCGATCTCGTTGTAGGTGAGCGAGTCGATGGAGACTCGCTCGGTGAAGTTGATGCTCTCGCACAGAGCGGCGACGCGCACGCCCTGatccgtggcggcggcggcaatgTCGCATGAGCCTGCGCGCGCGTACATGGCACCGTTGCTAAacatggcctcggcggcggcaaggacaagTGTCGCCTCATTCATGTTGGCTCGCAGCGCACCGCTGTCGGTGGCATATACGACGGGgatgtcggcggcgatgagtCTCTTGGCATGATCGATTCCCACTCGCTCGAAAGGGTCGTCGACAAGGATGACCTTGAATTTCTTCCCATCCTCCTTTGCTCGCAACAGCGCTCGCTCGACCAGGTGGTGGTGCGCATAGGTCaggacgacctcgtcgtttTCGATCATGGCCGCTGCCGTcttgacgatgacgaagtCGGCCAAGGTGATGCGTTCCCGAATGAAGCTGTCGATAGACTGACCCAGAAGCTTCTTGGCATCCGAGTCTGGAAGGTCGATGTCAATCTTGCTGATCTGGAGCTTCAGCCAGCGGATGGCGTTGCCCATGGAAAAGCACATGGGGCGACAGGCTGTGAGGTATTCGATTTGGGGGTTGAGAACGTGCGAGGTGAAGTGTCGAGAGAATGTAGCTCCGTGGGGGGTGGTATACGAGTCTATGACCTAGCAAGAGCAAAAGTGTCAGggacggccatgacggacgagggAGCGGACGAGGGCAAGGGACTACCTTTTTGAACGCCAGCAGGGTCGCCTCCAATCGAGTGATGCTATCGCTCATGGCGAAGGTGGCCATTTGCTGGCCCAGAGCGAGCACGACCGGGTGGACATCCTTGTCGGCTTGCGTGATGGTTATCCGCCGGGCCATGGACAGGTGGCTGAAGGACTCGGGGATCCGGGGCTTCGTCTCCttgacgacgggcggcagcACTGACTTGGAGCCTGCTCGGTGTTGGCTCCCGACCTGATGGCCATCGTGCTTGGTCTTTTGCTTCCCGCCTTTGCCGTCAACGGAGGTTCCATGCTGGGCAGAAGCGGCGGGTGCTGGCGTCGTCACTGtgaccttggccgccgctctcctcgccgccttttcTTCCTTTGCTTTCTTTTTGAGTTCGGCGTTGGAcagcttcttctcctcggctACTGCCTCCCCCTTGCTTGCAGGTTCCTTGTCGTTGGGCTGGGCCTTGGTGGGTTGGGCCttgggctgctgctgcttgccGGCTGCCGTGTCGCCGGCCGTTGCAGGCTGGTCCTCTGTCTCCGTCGCCATGAGATGgaagccaaggcggcggcgcgagggATGGTGAGTCGGGCCCGAAACGAGGGGACAAGGAGGGTGTGGCAGGAGATGCTGCCGTGCCGGTCAATTGAGGCAGAGGTTGAAAGCTCTCCGACGACAAGGTAGGACCAGACGTTGGCAACCGAGTGTGTGGCTGTGAGACAATGGGTGCGTGGTGTACAtgaaagtactgtaagtatattaCGGCTGCTTAGGTAGGTTCCTGAGCAAAAGTTTGAGTCAacttaagtaggtgtacttacggaacacttgtaattacagcacagagcaagtactccatacggagtagatCATAACGAAATTAGTTGAAGGCCTGCCAGCATGCACAGCGGTGCTACAGATActgccaaaaaaaaaaaaaaaagaacCACGCTAGTATcaatactccgcacagcgAAAACAGTTCCATCAAGAAATATTGCAggcaaagtacttgtacggagttcttGGTATTAATAGGTAGACAAAGTTACCATAGCACAAACAACACAAAGTAGTTGATACTGCTATGGTTTGCAGTATCCAGTGTTCATCATCGTGGTTAGGTATCGAGACACAATGCGTTGGACAAAAAGGTACTCGGTAGCAATACGCAAAGTTATCACTAGCGGTGATAGCAAAAACAATACAAAGCACAAATAGTGCATGCTGCTACAGTTTGCAGTATCCAGTGATATCATCGTGGCTAGGTACTGAGACACCATGTTTTCCAGAACAAGTCAGGTAGCAATACTTACCCAAAGTTACCATAGCACAAACTACACACATATACTCCGCAGTGCATACCACTATTGTTTGCAGTATCCAATGTTCATCACAGTGGCTAGGTACCGCGATAATTTTTTCGTGTAATGGCAAACCATCCCCCTTTTGTTGCTGCTATTCGTGGCTCGTTAGATAggcgtacctagtacgtgtactccgtaaatagCAGCGactgcacaagtaagtattccGGTCTTGGCAGATGGTCTTGTTCCGCGACAGACTTGACAGACGCATGGGCGACTGGAATAAAACTTTGAAGTTTTAATTTCATCTGTTGCTCTTTTCGGGAAGCACAGCATCCAATGCTACCGAGATTGCGGtggtacttacggagtactccgtacggagtacatgtagatgaTTTTCCACTAGCATTTAGATGTactacatgtagttgtacttgtacttacacgtCTGTGCATGTGTTTACCGATctacaggtacttgcctGTGCCTAGCAATATATACTCTTTGCTACTACATATATGTACTAACCTACACTTGGTGGGCAGGGACCTACAAGTGCTGTGAATGcgctctgtacggagtagtacggagtagatgtgACTTGTACTCCATCTGCATCCATCAAGACGAGGTTTTATCCGCCTCAGTACAGTCCTACACTAAAGAAGCTACCTTCATGTTTGTGCCGGTGTAAACATCTGATCTACCTACTGAGATGGCAAATGGACAGCATGGCACTTCCGTCGGTCTTGTCGGGTGAAATCATGACCCTGACAAAACTTGTACGGTACCGAGTACACGTACGAGCTATCAAAATActttacaagtacggagtacatgtacaatctATTTGCACGACTTCAGCGTCCTGACAGATCGCCAGGGCAGCCACCACGTACTTACCCCTTGCAGCCTCCAATAGTTGAATCTTATCGACATCGGTACGGCTTCTGGTTGGCTTCTGCGGCGCCATCACCCCAACCGAGCCCACTCACACAACTGAGGCGGAAGGAGAAgggctgtactgtacggagtactatttACTAAagttgtattactccgtacttgccgacaagtacttaagtgcctggcactccgtacttgtaccgtacttgGTTGAACATGTCGttagtagttgcaagtaagtagttgtaaaaGTACATGAAAGTACAATGCTTAGTACGTGGGCGCTGTACTTGAACAGGAGAGTGCCTCAAGTGTACACGTGCCCCTACTGTATTTGTACTAaagtacataagtacaactacatgtgcGTTTGTACAGCACTTGACAAGTACATTAATTACTTGCAGGAACACCAAAAATCGTTCAGGGTTCGTGAGAGGAGTACTGGTACGtggctgtacagtacttacatgcatgaGTTCAGcataagtacctagtacggagcactgcacaGAGGCCTTTCCGGAGACGTACAtgttagtactaggtacctagtaattactgaAGCACACCTGCACCTCGCTCATTCACATGGCTACCTAGTACGCTAATCTGTGCAGcctgtacagagtacaaccatgtgtacttactactgcTCACCTTGCGAACTGGTACTTGGATAGTACCGAGCCTATGGCGAGCCATGAAGAGTAAACCAAGTACCGGGAATGTAGTGTATCGCACGTACTCCGGAGGACTCCGGATTCGCGGTACCCATTCGTGCCGGCCTGCTACGTCTCCCCAAGTTCCGACGTCAGGGGCAGGACCGTTACATCGCCCCGACGCAAGCAATCGCAGGCGTCCTACGCAAGACCCAGCTTGTCGGATCTCATCGCAGAGCAGCTAGCAAAGGTTGGGACGGTCCTACATGGTGATGCTGTGCTTGCTGGATCTGACAGCCCAAGCAACCTGGAGCAGCGAGATGGCGTGCCGTGTGCGTATCCGCAACGTGAACCCGGCAGCGTGCACAAGCATGGATGTACGTGCTCTGCGGTCGACGTGCGAATCAGCGTCACTCGTGCCTCGTAATCTGCACGTCCTTTCGTTCACCTCGATGTACTGGCACGGatacacgtacggagcacacagGTAGGCGATGCACCAAAGCGACAATGTGGTGTATCAGCCGCCATGAGCACCAAGGCACTGGTGGACGCATCGAAAGGTGGGTGTGGGTGCCTGCAAGCAAgtggttgtacttacatgcaatACTAACCTTGCCGCATTCGATTACAGTGTGCTGTCGCCTGGCGCCAGCGACTAACGAATTGCTGCGCTTGCTTAACTCTGATttggcggtgccgacgcAGGGCGCAGGTACGGACGGGC of the Drechmeria coniospora strain ARSEF 6962 chromosome 01, whole genome shotgun sequence genome contains:
- a CDS encoding Neutral zinc metallopeptidase codes for the protein MDYSSLHAATLRDGEDEEAVTVDTRALIDKVLARYSGDWTTLRELIQNAADARATTVSVKWETIPSIQVPLPNTTNPAELLKHTISHHTLRRLVVQNDGQPFTSTDWGRLKRIAEGNPDETKIGAFGVGFYSVFADCEEPFVSSGSEAMAFYWKGNSLFTKKSRLPSDKASRNTAFVLDYRNNTTPLPNLLSVSQFLATSLTFVALQHIEFCIDDHKILSLNKKPSPSIELPLPKDLETRTKDGFMKIANVDRTSTQIDASYMNVIGWKPHLAASAAKGTDSYGSAELPSLRSFFARLTSTTSQAGARSKTPSDESNTQPKLAEDVTKLNSSTIFLRATSATITTNISASFAVELERATKKHPPKTTTLSILTAFYDETEASTSLAGDGPLAKSTDVFASVMPSKKPGGRIFIGFPTTQTTGAGMHISAQSAIPTVEREAIDLNARWVRTWNVELLRAAGIVARLAFANEMDSLSRKLRRTADPGKKISSQAIAKFLPEALHTLKTFTFGDSTPSGQIGQIIEEAFWTCFKKASIETYSSQGVLQTTQVRIESDDLTSFIDGIPVIPKELKDAPFVRKLIDFGLVSHITVTDVKRELEAKALTKVQAINFISWASKKSLSGELDPGSRAALLDVAIAALGDESDQGEIVALGSIRNFQVIAKIPAHLPIPPTTIPFAFIASLHPPELCALGWEPLDVVPWLRFLIETARSRSEEESITRSPKFAVQVLTVLSKNWDTINARDRESAATLVKSHTVMPTRMGMRKPHESFFPSVKLFDDLPVIQGCEKVKDKFLTAVGVRKTVDLDTIFTRLVNASTDSGQKKWSHVELIRYLASVSNDIPSEDMKKLRESKICPAEAGPKGMEPTKATTKLFKVSELFEPRDSLRILGLPILQWPGPPASFRFNGPEAKFLSLLGLRPSPSVPELVGMMSSKDETLRTSAMTYFIANHHTNQYASFNLGDTKSAILPLEGSGKLVAPSACFTNTRAAVLGFDILRPDLHDHANKFGVHRDPPMIECVNRLLAQPPKDSRSAATLFGYFASRIDEVRGNSLTLLRNAPIVPVTRSSLTRASEKKTGQLTYIKPPHAYLGTSLTYGEIFDFVDFGQQANAFLFHCGAKSEPTKLEVARMVCSEPARLLGILQSPEKYLDLLKSLADVSSVLHRDKDLWRSLKTSPCLLAYKEIVAPSKGELIDLDDEEAPIKQYQLAPASKVVVLDDIISYRLFKEHLICAPEEEALESFYLQLGAQKLSSLVQEEVRIGQHTPDHKNAEPLRKHVLERSKIFLYEYNNVRRDAIKHDAKWLEKNLRVAMVHSVALRRTLQNHRESHTEKRSAAGAHERGSWTLYVSGAGRPDMYQVGQAVCQMLLSRPNQQAYLFFEPFLTLDLYGLRARGYNVDRILRAKAAQARIAEEERRQALEEEQRQIQEREQTWSQQGRAANPPAAAPAAREMASTPEKTSMPGAWGSDEPANDGGNLKKYGGIFSNLTRRLGLDTKNEDGEDQKQLQQFVDQDAPSAPPAGVRQQEAGGSGKQPRKDDGRVTSPAVVQQNLLNAITATRAHGSNSVFSQPSVSKVKEQATYCDQSTATNITFMAEASNGMKVYVSKDMTTPQADFLSANIGAVNTFASLLVEVGNIYSLAPRVVHIFYDESGGTIAFNTGGSIFCNLRFFLQLHATKIATAGANSGAAKAEAASWWWVVLAHELAHNLVSLHNSDHSFYTESFIQQYLGKMIARTTQWTQNSTASEERSLPPPPPPPYTPNS
- a CDS encoding beta-1,3-glucanosyltransferase, yielding MAVSRLLLPLLALAGSVVGELQPIEVKGSKFFYKNGTQFFMKGIAYQQELGPGSSGNGLSYVDPLADEESCRRDVPLLKELGTNTIRTYAVDPTADHSACMKLLDEAGIYVISDLGNPLESINRNTPQWNTALLKRYLLVVDELARYSNVIGFFAGNEVTNAKNNTDATAYVKAAVRDVKKHIKESKEITRWLGVGYAANDDPDVRDNMADYFNCDTVEDSIDFWGINIYSWCGDSDMKTASFGKQMDFFRNYSLPTFFAEYGCNQVPGGAEGRLFTETTALYSDEMTEVLSGGIVYMYFQETNDYGTPHRAPAFPPSSPSPPDHQSPPPVRSLIFLPGLVKVEKGKAKKMKNFAALKKHANGARPTALHIDDYKPAGMMRQCPAVTSNWELNKALPPTPDQGVCDCMVKSLSCAPASDITAEKMGEVFGIICGRDPSACVGISGNPATGIYGAYSMCDDKAKLAFVLDAYHQKQNGEAGSCDFGGAAAPQTPSKDASCAASLSSATDVNKWAASATSPAGKATKSEENTGAHGVSFPPAFSAGRLMIRLYTVVALSAGVAVILF